The genomic interval ACGATGACTTATGTTGTATTACTGTACGTTATGTTATGGGCCTCTGTAGGATCAAATCAGTTTGTACACTGGACTTGAGATGGAAGTTCGATAGTAAAGGAGGAGTTTTAACATTTGTAATCTGCTTAGAATAAAACCTGTTTTACAGTAGACTGGTAGTTCAGTTGCCGTCACACTTTTAGATCATGTGAAAGAAGTTTTTTCGGCCCGACTGACTTTGTCTACTCTTTATGaagttaatatatatttaaattgtaCTAGGAGTAGAAAATAGTATGTATGGGACCTACACTCCAAAAGCAAATCAAAGTATTTACAGAGTTATTATCCCTAGTCTGATGATTTCTTTTGACAACTGAAACGGCCATAACGTGTTAATGTCCGTCTTGCTGGTAGGATTTAAGTAAGAGCTGACACTCTTGCCCTTTTAGTATAGCAGCCATGATTAGTCggcatatttttttattttgcatgtaTTTGTTGGAGGAActtgtatatatacatacttttTTGTTTCGGTAAAAGAGTTTCTTTGATGTTAGccctcaacttttttttgtcatttcaggggtgtgaaataaaaacccaaTCATTCTGTAGTGGATGGAGTTTTTCTGGCCCCGAGTCTCAATAAAGCTGTTACACTTTTTCAACAATCGCAAGCTGTTCACATGTTCTACATCTGATTTTCACCTTTCACTTATTTAAGTGAAGAATCGCAGAATGTTCTCGTGATGTAACATCATCCAATGCCCAAACATTATTGAGACTCATGTCAGTCTTTCAGTTGCCTCCCACTGAGCCTCAATCAACATGAAATGggattatatattatatcaccTGTCTTCAGTCAGCACTTTGCTTTCAGAATCTTGAAGACTACAAAAACTGCAGATAAATTCAGAAATGTGTAATGCTCCGATTATATCAGCAGGTGGCATCCATGACCAAATGAGGGTCAACTTCCTCCTTAGCAAAGAAATTAAGACTTGGACaggttcaaatatttttttcctagaTCAGTGTTAATGCAAGATAAGTGataaacatgaatgaaatgaaagcagatATCTAATATTGTCTGTGAGTGTTTATCGTCTGTTTAACttaattctatttaattttaCTACACCCTAAAAAATAAGTCTTTTGAGGTAGGTGTTTATAAAAATATCCTCTTAACGATTTATATCAGAATGGGAGTCGGCCTTTGTTTCGACTTGCAGTTGGATTGAATACAAAGTTATGGTGAGAAGACCGTCATAtaatgagacaaacaaacacatcacattCGACACAGGTTCAGATAAGGATTTTAAACCAATGAATCAACATACACTGTTCATTTGCATTAGTAgtattacaaaataataacttaTCTACTTGTTTAAGAACCAAAAGTCTTAAAACAGAGTTCCTTATGTCTCAACACTGTTCAACAAAACCAAACTTATTCAACCCATAATCATATGATTTAGGAAAATGGCAAATCTACACAATTGAGAAGCTGTaatcagaaaactttttttgggggggaggggcattaaaaagaaatgatcgATGATTAATGAAAATTGTCAGTAAAgaattctctctttttcagcATCAATTGATCAGCCTGCTGAACTACACATAACAATACAGTTTTGTCACATAAGGATCATACAGAGCCTCGTCCACCACAAGAGGGAGGTGTACGCCAAGACACCGTCTGTGTGCGAAGTGTTCTATAGTTTCCATAGACCTTCTTTTTCAGTATTTGTTAAGTTAAAGCTCAGACAGCAGATGATCAGAACACCTTACCCACAGAGCTTTCACCCATATCATGCCCTGGACTCGGCTGAAAATGTTTGACCCTGAAAGTAGCTGaggtcaaaaacattttcatgagttTGAAAATCCTAATTGATTTCAAAACTTGCTAAATCAACTGCAGTGGAGCAATGTGAAATACACACCAGTCAGGCAGTCCTGTGTAATGATGATGTGTTTGAATGTTGCTCATAAGGAGTATTATTGTCAAAGTGGACAATCAAACAGACATAACCGTCTGTGTGATTTCCACATTCTCTCGACAGCAGGGAGCAAGAATTTCTTCAAGTTGGCTTTGCTGCcccgtctctctgcctgtgaGGGTATTGCCACATCAGTCGTATGTTAGGAGGTGCAGATCATACCCTTTAGCACCTTCCTCTTTGCTATTGACCAGTTCTTTAATTAAAGCATTAGGATAGGCAGGATGAGATCAGCCCGAAGGTTGCTGGGAGTGTGCGTTTTCCCCCATGGGAGACATCCTCTCCCTCCGCAGCCTGATTTACAGCACCCACAGGCCCCTGGCACTTAACAATGGACCTCCTTAAGTGAGGTAGATGGGGAGGagatcagagaggggaagaTAACACTCCATCTTCATACACAAAGTGCTGAAAATCTCGGTTCGAAATCATCTCTGCAAGACAGACTGATCATGGAGTCCGTCCAGAGGTAAAGTGTGGGAGTGCTGCCTTGTGCTCAGTATGGCTCACTCCATCAGGGAGGGGAGCGCGGTCTAAGACTGATAGCCAATTCTCTACATGCTCACCTCTCCTGTCACagggacttaaaaaaaaaaaaggccttccAAACAgacatttccccccaaacaacCAGTAAATCTCGGCTGACTGTGCATACTGTGGCTCTGTCAACATCTGGGTGCTTCAGAGGTTTACAAAAACAAGCGCTCGGCAGCAGAAACGCTCTGTCTCCTACAAATGTTTGGATGCCCCCTGATCAAATACATCACAGGCCCACGGCGGATGATTGAAACCCTCCCAACAATGGCTCCTGCTATCTGCCTCTCCCCGAGGTGTGGGAGAGCCTTTTCATCTCAGCCTTTGATTAATAAAGGAATCACTGGTTGGTTGAAAGCAGCGTTCTGCCCCCCCCTGAGCATCCATCATGCCCGTGACAGCCCACCTCTCTGTGTTAATTAGCGGTGATATTTAAGCTGTCTGAGGTGTTCCATGGTCGGcggtgtggtggtggtgctgctcaTCATTAAAATTTCAATTCATCTGTCCGGGTTCCTCCCATATCGCCCACGTTGTCAAATATCCACTCGGAGACAGCGCTCACTGCGAGTTGAGATCAAGACAGGACACTGAATGAGAACACAACTGAGGTTTTTccttgaaatgaaaagcagaaatgtgaaaatagcTTATAGGGAGGAAATCTGGAATTAAATAGCTTACTTATCCCAACTGTGGCAGCATGAATctaaaaacattaatttgactTATTGCACAATTGCTCAATAATTCTCTGATATTACATGAAAGAATTTGCCATTAATTCACATTTCCTTGTCAAACAATGAGCAGAGAAAGTATGAATGTATTACTTATTAATGAAAGCCAAATATTGTAATATTCTCTAATTCTGGGGGCTATTATTCAGAAATAAATTATAGATGTGACTAGATCCTGGTCTATGCTATGACCAAAAGGTATCATGCATTAATATGAGAACTTTAGAGGTGCAAAAATTACAGGAGAGATGTGAAGGTAAAGGGCAGCCATTTTACAAGAGTCTGAGATGGACAAAATGGCCTCCAAAATGTACATAAAGTACACAGTGTTCATGTGATGTCATGGCATTAATATTGCTGTTGCTAATATCTAGTAAACACATGGTCGTTACGGAGATGTCTGTCAGACACCTGCCTCACACAATGTCTCTGATGGCGCCTGTTCTGTCGCATCATGCTTCAACCTGTCCCACATTCACGCCTGCCACTTTGATCTAATTAGTGTAACTCAACAAGATTAATTACCTCGTGCATATCATTCCCAGAACTTGGAACAGAACTGCGGAGAAGAGAAGCGAGAGCCATCACCCACTGACAAGGCAacaagggaaaagaaaacttcGGCCTACTTTCATGTTTTGATGTGTGaaaatcatgaatattcatacgtgaaaaaaaattaacattccAGTGAAGTCTGcaaactgaattttaaaaaattgcccTTAATGGATGAAACGAATGCATTCTAAAATATCTGAGCAAAACTGGACAATTGGCTTGGTCTGGCTTCTGTGACCAGAAAATAATGGCTGGATTCCATtaagctgcttcagtttcatgATCTCGGCGTTGTAAATGCAAGATCACGTTCGCGTTTTTTACGGTTTACTGGGACACTTGAGCAGAACTGAGCAACCTTTCATGTTATCGGTGACACCTGCGCTATTCCTGCTATGAAAAGTCCTAATGTCTGCTGTTACACAGCTTGTGTCTGAATTTCTCGTGTATCATTATTATCAAGACACACTGACGAGAAGACAAATTGTGAGTGAGGCTTATGTGAAACTTCATCCAGTCAAGGGCATGTGCGGCTTGTGATCATATCTCAAACCAATGACAATAATACTTCATAATCCACACAGTTTCTTGCAgctaaaaatgtaaacaaagagcCGATGGACAAAGAAGGGCCCGAAGGCTGCTGAGTGTGAGTAGAGGGAGAATTTCCTACTCTGCCATCTACACCTTTGCGAGGGGTCTCCAGCTATGCATGCATTTACAAAGATCAAGTTCAGTTGCGCGGGACCTTGTTGCTGAGATTTATTTGGCCCAAGAGTCATCCACGTTCCCCTTGACAGGATAGACACCCCGGCGCCCTGCCAACGGTGTAAAAATCACTTTCCAACGGAGGTGCGTTTAGCCTCGACGGATACATTAACATGCGTTGGCCTTATGCCACCCTATTAATCTACAGCTTGTTGGGGCGCATTTGGACTGAGCTACTTCTCTGGGGAACGACCCACCAGCCACGATGTGGGTCCCTGAGTGTAAGCGCAGCCACAAGACTTCGCCTTGTTTGCTTATTTGCTCTCCCCTAACAGATTGTTCTCTCACAGGTCTATCTGACATCAGTAATCGTCACTTAAAAAGGGGCGTCATGCCAAGAGGAAGGgctcattttacatttgttttcaaatctaCAGCTTTATTTACAGTTTGCGCAGACCGAGTGAAGATACGCGATATTCAAGGAGCCCAGAGATTAAATCCTGCTGACTTCGGTGATCCCTTCGACTTCTCCTTCAACACCACCAGCAGCTCAATGTTTTCCCTTAGCCTGTGAAATATCTCAGGATTGATTGGCACAAAAATTTGGTACAGATATTCATGTTGACACTCTATCCCACTGACCCCGATGATCCCGACTCTCATTCCAACACCAAGTCAGGGTTgacacttctgttttttttaagtgaaatgtcCAAATAACTATcggatggattgccatgacacTTGGTACAGATGTCCATGCCCACGgatgaattataataatttttcgTGTTTGACTTTTGCATTTAGCTCACAGAGCCACGAGCATGGCTGCATATACTCTTTGACTTGTTAAATCAGTATAGACACTTATACCACGATAAGGAGCAGTTGCAAGATAtgatttcttttcagttttagaTCATCACACTCCCATCCACTGTAACAAGTCCATATTTGGGCTTCAGATGGGCTGGATGCTCGCGGCGCGACATATTTATGAGGGGGGGGCCACAACCTTTACGTTCCACAGACCAGAAACACTCTTAGGGAGAGATGAAAATAATAGAAGACATCAATGTCTTCTGAGTTTATCAGAATATCAACTTTCAgcaaagcctttttttcccatgcCCTAAAACTGCTGCAATATAAAATGATGCTAGTTCAGAAAGAGCCAGAATTACATATGAAGACAAGACCTAATTTAAGCAGTTGACTCTATACAGGTATATTTGTCTCACAATCTTCTAACACACCGCCAAACTATCCATCATTCCCCCTGAGTTCAGAGGGATCATCTCTCTTTTAGAAGTAAaacctgttttctttctcttacaTGGCACATTGTCAGAGGGCAATGCTGTGTAACCCCAAGTTATCAAGTTCACGAGAAGGTCTCTCGTGAAATTATGCAATCCCGCTTGACAAGGCAAGTCCAGGGCTTTCCTCCGTCTCATCATTTTCAGACAATTTTCCACTTGAGCAGACGACCTCAAGTGTGAAGTGAAGGAGTAAAGAGGGGGATTCGATATCCAGGGGAAGCGGTGCATGGATTTCGCTGGAGGTTGATAGACAGGGCAGGGACAGCCGTGCTATTTACCCTTAGAGATTTCCATGGGTCAAGGCTGTTACAGGGCCACGCTCTCGCTCTTCTTGATCTTGTCAGGATAGACTGTCAGGCTGATGAAGAGATAGGCCGCAGATAGATGATGGCGTTGCACGAACACTGGTGCGGCAGCGAGCAGATACCAGACCACGAAGTGACTTTGGCAGTTTGCTGCCGTTGATCATCTTTGTGACAATTTAAAATCTACACATTAATCATTTAGGAACCTCTGGCCTCTGCTCATCGTGGGAGATGTGGAATGATTAGACAAACAAGATAGCGTAGACTAGTGCACATTTAAATTTAGGCAGAAAAGCCAAATCAAACCAGGGGCAGGGAGGATGAATGTAGACATACACGATCACAAGTTTTCCACTTCTCTCTGCCCAACTGAATTTCCCTCTGGTATTAACAGAATATTTTGTGAAACATTCAAAGCAATATTTTGGGATAGACGTGTAGCATTGTATCCTATtacacatttctctcttcttcctctgtgctcACAAGAAGGTCTTTTCTCCTCATGACGTCAGGACTATTATACTCCTGTGCCACCTCCCTTCAGGGATAAGATTTTACGATTGCAACCTGACACCGTTTCTGTGTCCTATAAGCGACAGAGCTGTAACTCACTTCAAAGGCAGGAGGCATCAAATCACAGTGCGCCCATAAATTCACCTGTCAAGCCGGGGCCAATGAGGAGGCGGCGTTAAATCTCAGCTGTCACGCTGGCGGCCAATGGAAAGACGACGGCAGTAAATCTGTCAGGGCAGCGTCTGTTAACCGGTGTTGTGGTGTGGTTGGGGAATccacggggagggaggggagaaagtGAGAAAGAATAGAtggctgagggaggagggaacaaAACTGGGGGTTCAGAGGTATGCCACAGAAAATGCTTTTCTATACATTCTTCAGCCGCTGCTactaaaaaacataaacacgcaCCAAAGGAAAACAGTGAAGGGCATGCCGAGGAATTTTGTGAAAAGCAAGACTAAACATGgccagaaggggaaaaaaataagaaatagacTGATGGGTGCAGTGGGAGTTGAATAGCACCCACAGCAACATAGCAAGTCTACCAGAGAGCATGGCTGTGTCTGCCCTCTACAGTTAAAATGACCCACGTCTTCTACTTCAGTGCTCATTTGCATCATTGCGAGACCAAAACGTAGCGTTGACAGCAGCAACCTGGTAACCTCTGACTGTCATGACACAGCACccatcagcagcagcgacgGGCGCCGGGCTACACGCCGCCCTCAGGATTGCAGtctgggggggggttgaggaggGGTCGGCTGGGGTCCAGTTGAGCCCATTCACAAACCAGATGTGACCCAGTTGTAGCAGCTTCTAGAGGATGATGGAGTTCCCCCTGCGGCACGGCGAACCTGAGCAACTGCGCTTCAGGATTTTGTTTTGCCATCTACCCATAAAGAAACACAATATGGCCCTGCTGCGTGCGGCCAGTACCAGCTTTGACCAGAGAGTATTTTCACATCCACGATCACTCTTCCAAAGTATGCTTTCAGTAAAGAGTAATGCACTGCACTGGTAAAAGAGAACTGCGGGGGAAAacagcagagggaaaacacatcAGGTGGAATATTTCCTCGATTAACAATGCCCTTGGTGGTGCACTTTCATTATCCCATCaaagttgaacattttcatGCGATAAATCTTACAGGTATCATAAAATAACTGGTCGTGCAAAGGCAATGCTATTCCAACCGCGAGAGAAAAGCTTTCCCTTAACAAAGCCCACAATTTTTTCACCAACCTGTAACGACGTCCAATAAACCAGCCACATTTGTGGTGACGGTTTTATCTtagatcaacaaaaaaattaaacattagcATCAGAATTTACAGTCATATTATGTGATTactatgaatattttttctcccccccctcctcttcagaAACATAAACAGTGTGTTGAATTATGGCAAAGGCAGGCAACAGTGcagtggtggtgttgttgtttttggctgGCTTTCCCCTGGAGTGGCCATGATTCTCTATTCTATGGGAATCCATAAACAGACCCGGAGAGGGCAACTGGGGCCATAAACCATATCACGCTGTTGAGACGCTGCTGAGGCAAAGGAAGCAGGCCTGGACCCATACCATCTTTGCTcagcatgcgcacacacacaccacggctACACGCACTTTGAGTCGCCTTTGATGACCTATTTTTAAAAGCTATGTTTACAATGATTCTGTAGATGTGGTTGTTTCGATCATTTCCACTGAATTAGTGCCGTTTGAGAGCGGAGAATGGAAGCACTAATTTCCTTTGAAATTACACGGCTTTTCCCCCCGCACATTATGTTAAATCTTAGTATCATCTACTGGGTGGAAATGTGAGCGCACTAGATGTAAAATAGCCTTGTTAATTTTAATACTCTGGGTCATTAAACATCATGTGGGTCTTTGCCCTTTGTCCTGCTCAGACAAAGTAATGGCACTTCCTGTAATATGTTTACTGTATTGGATCCAACATACTGTCATTGTTTCCCCCAGCGCTGTTTCTCTTCAGAGGGGAGAGGCATTGGATGGGTACTCAGGCACATTGACTGTGACATAAAGACTCTGTAAGCTTACAGATGATGATAATTTATTGACTCTAATTCACATagtcccctcacacacacacacacacgcgccagAGGAATAGAGCGACACTGTATGCATCGATCAATTACAAGGCTCTGGCCCACACGTCTCTGACAATTTTACTGCATGTTATGTACAGCCTATCAAGCCATGGCGTTTCAAACAGTTATACTCATTCCtgtataattaatataaattacCTTGCTGGTTTTTTATGACGGTGCAACTGTAATTAGCGGATGAAAGAAAGTCACTGCCCGTGGTGCCGCAGGGCAATCTGACACGAAGAGCGAGGGTCCAGACAGGCACCTTGGGGGGGGACGGGACCTTTTTtaaccctctcctcccccccgtGCCCTTGCTGGGATCTCATCTAATCACATTTACCCGCTGTCTACTTCTGAAAACCTCGTCCGCTTTAACCTTCAggttcctcctctctcactgacAGCGCACACTGCGACAGGAGCTGTCCTCATGACGCCAGTAAACCGGTGTGATAATAGAGACCATTTATAGCGATTACCTTTGCCTTTCCTTACTGCGCTTTCTCCAGTAAAACACTGAGCAAGTAGCATGAGCATAGCCTCCACTCATGCAATCCCTGCAGCCATAAAGAGACAGATTCCAGGCCTGAATCAAAATGAAGCAACGCCAAGACAGTAGGTCCACAGGGCAGAGTCAGTAACTGTTTCACTGACTAAACTGATgcttatgtaaaaaaaaaaaaacatgtatgttTCTAGGCGCACACCTCGTTTTGTATCAACTGACATTTCTCAGCAATTAACTATGATTGATACATGcagagaacatttaaaaaatgctttggcATTTATGCGTTTGTGCTTTATCATTTGACCtagaaacatttctatttttttccctcaattgAGCCGAGTAACTGAGATTAATAAATCCCCCATGCCCAAAATACCTATAATGTATTTTCCTTTACCAGAAATTATCCGCAAAAGCACACAGTATGCACACACAAGACTGATTagattgcagtttgttttctgtctcagAATACCATGAGTGCATATCAGACTTCAATGGCCATTTTCCCCACAAGATTTAACTGATTGTTTCCCAGTGAAAGGTATGAAATTTCCCACAGGGCAAATAAATGGTCTGCATTCCGACATTACCGCTAATGTGACTGATCCTTTCCACAAAGAGCTCCAGGCCAGAGACATCTCTACATCAAGAGCATTCACTTTATCAGTTtcacactttgtgtgtgagcCAAAGGACTTATTTAGATATAgattatataaaacataaaataattgGCAAACTTCTTAAATATGCTAATTTGTGAAAAGGCTACAAACATGAGCTTAATGGCTTTTAACTCTGGCCAACAGACATGTCACAACGTGCCATGTTCAGGGGGATGATGCATCTTGATGGTAAGGACAAGGAAGTTAAGAGACATGAGCTGTAACAAGATCTGCTCCCTACTATGGTGCAAATTAGGTACGGTTGGATCTGTGTGCAGCCAACACAAATCTCTTCCCACAAAAAACACCTTCAAGTAATCAGCACGAGAACATAACGGGGGATACCCAACTTGAACAATGCAAATAtatcatctctcctcctctaatATACATCAGGTACCAACATGATGTAGTGCTTATTCTCACATCCGTTTCTCTCTGGAGTGTAACCTTCATTTGCATTAAAATGAGTGtatgacatttgtgtgtgcgtggaggTGGGGGTGCAGCAATGCAGCGCACAATTCATGAATCACTAAGTGGTTCTCCACCGCGAAGAAATGAATTAAGTATGACTCCATAAAACTTATCTGCATGTGACAGTACACAGTGTAGTGTGGGCTCCTGATCATAGCTGCACGAATgagtctcctccccctctctaccTCATTgtctacagttttttttttgcatacctCAACCTTGGCACTTTGCTGAAAACACCAGGAGATGGAGCTCTTGCTCTACTGTCTCTGGCTCTCGCTGAGGTCTTAAAGAACAAAGAGCACACTGCATGGCGACTCTGAAATAAGGAAACAACGTCTTTAAAACACGCTTCAGTTGCAGATATAAAACAGCATTTCCATACACTGTGTGACTATCAACACACAGCAGGTAGAGTTCCACATATCACAGTGGTTCAGATGCCATTGTcaacaaacatttattaataGTATCTGATGATGGAAGATCCCCGACAAGATAAATGCAAAAGAGCCTGTGATAAGCGGTATGGCTACAGTACTAGTTGTACTTTTTAAGCACAATATTCATGTACATTAGGTGACGGAGGTGGTGCCCCCAGTATCCTGTACAGTAATAGTAGGAGGAAGGGACAGATTGCTATCAAATGGGATACAATTCTTGTTCTCGGGAGATACAAGTAGGGAATGTTGTCACAGGTAATGAGAAATACTCTGGATCAATAAACACCCAGGttctgtaataataaaaaaaacaaatataacagGCCAGCCCCGATACTGGAATGTACACCACGTCTTATCATCTAGTGGAATTTGTCATAGAATGCAAACCTGCACACAAAAAACgtgatttgaaaatgaaactttaTCATAGCATTAGTCCTGGGAGTGAGACTGGGTGTGCCAGTGGCACTCCTCACAGCTTTGATTGAGGGAGCGGAAATATATCAGTGCCATGAAGACTGGGCTGAACTGGTGGACTGATGCTGGGGTCACTATCGTAGAAGCGACCACTTGATCTGTTCTTTGGCAGACTGAAGAACCTGTGGAAGAAAAACTGAGTGAGACCAAGCAGATCactccaacaacaacatatgAAGTGTAAATTAAGACAAACCCTGAAGAGAAATggtgtcaaaaaaataaaaaataacaacaagtAGCATCTTGTTGAAGaggttaaaggaaaaaatgtgtgtgtgtgtgtgggggggggggggttgcatatacttgtttaaaaaaatgaacaaagaagGATGAGCTAGTGATGGAAATGAAGAGAAATTTGCAAGATCTAATTAATCATCTTAATTCATGGAATGAAAGCTGAATCATAACCATAAAGCACGGGGATTGGGGACAGCCATTAATCACAGCCAAGAGGAGGGATGGCGGTAGCCAGTCTCAGGCCTCTTAAATGACAACATTAATCAAGAGGAGCTCACACACAAAGGCAGAGTCATGTGAGAAGTTCAGCTCTGTTAGCTACTTACTACTTTACCACAAAATAATTAGTAATCATGTACACTGTCATGTAGGCAATATATGACAACCTAGAGGCCAGTGACAAAGTAGGGGTAGAGGAGAGTGATGCTGTAACAATGCCCTTATATTCACATGTTCTGGGGTAATTTGTTTTAACAGTCAATAAACTAATGGAGCTTTTACACTTTATAGCAAAGGGGAGATCAAAGCGGCAAAGTATTTCTCACCTGGGTGACTGTCTGCTCTGTCAAAGGCACATCATCCCCCTACAAGAACAATTATGGTTAGTTATGTTACAGCTGACGCCAACAAATTCAATCTTTGCTGAATAtttcagagaggagaggcgCTTACTCTGAGAGCCACGCGGTGCACAACTTGCTGCGGGTCACTCTCTAGGATCACCCTGAAGGAGGCAGCAAAGAGACACACCATCAGTTAGTGAACCCAGAGAGCAAAAAGGTGCATTAATACTGTTGTCGTTTTAACAAGAGATTATTTTTGCATCAGAGGTTTTAGGCTGCTAATTTCTTACTTACCCTCCATCCACAATCTCATCCACAGCCAAGAAGAGTCCCTCCATATTCTCCAACAAAGCCCTCCTCTCAACATTTTTTCTGCagagttaaaacaaaaacatagtgTACACGTCAAGATGAAATTTCTAAACATAAAAAGGGAAAGTTTTGTGATATAAATAACAGCTGCCAAAACGTACCTCAACATCTGACTGAGTGAATCAAAAAGGCAATTGAGGACAGCCATAAGCATAAGCTGTGgagaataaaacaatatatgaGAAACTGTTCTTGTCTAATGGATCAACAATCTGCAACAATCAGCGTCCTCGGATACaaatattcaaagaaaaaacctgTGTAATCACTTTTTATGCTGCTCATAATATTGACTTTGCACCTTAATGCAgacaatttctttaa from Scophthalmus maximus strain ysfricsl-2021 chromosome 3, ASM2237912v1, whole genome shotgun sequence carries:
- the copz1 gene encoding coatomer subunit zeta-1; translation: MDSPILEPSLYTVKAVLILDNDGDRLYAKYYDDTYPTVKEQKAFEKNIFNKTHRTDSEIALLEGLTVVYKSNIDLFFYVIGSSHENELMLMAVLNCLFDSLSQMLRKNVERRALLENMEGLFLAVDEIVDGGVILESDPQQVVHRVALRGDDVPLTEQTVTQVLQSAKEQIKWSLLR